Below is a window of Flavobacteriales bacterium DNA.
AAGGTAACGACAGTGCCCACATGGATTCCGGCTTTCTCTACTTCGGCCTTGGAGCTGCAGCCGCAATCGATGAAAATATTCTTCATGGAAGGCGGTTCTTCCTTGTCTTTCTGGCGTACATGAATAGCCGGCCATCCGAACACCCCTTTTACAATGCCTTTTTTGGTGTGTATGTTTACCCGCATCGAAGGCGCGATCATGTGATCCGAGCCACCGTTGCGGATGACATAGAGGTATCCATCTTCGCTGATATAATTCACAAACCATGAGATCTCGTCGGCGTGGGCTTCAATCACCACTTTGTAAGCTGCCTTCGGGTTGATCACCCCAACCGTGGTTCCGTAAACGTCCGTTTGGTATTCATCGATGTACGGTCGGATATAATCCAGCCATATTTGCTGGCCGCTTTTGGCGCCGGTAGGCATTTGTGATTCAAAACCGGTGGGGGATGCATTGTTTAAGTATTCCTCCAAAAATTGTCTGCTCGCCTTTCTCATGGGATGATCTGTTTTATAAAGAAGAAGCAAATGTACATAACTTCATTAAAGATGCTAACCGGAAGGAAGAATAGCAAGAGCATCCACTGTAAGCATATGGGGGCGATACCGTAAGCTTCTGGTTCTCCCTGTATGCAGTATGCTGTTGCTGTATGCTGTCTCTGTATGCTGTCTCTGTGGTAACTATAAACCTTTTTGTATTTTCGGCGTCCATAAACATTCGGCATGGAAGATAATTATAGGCATAAAGGATTACGGAAGAAGTTGCTGGATATATTACGGCAAAAGGGCATTAAGAATGAGACGGTGCTTGCTGCCATGGACAGGGTGCCCAGGCATTGGTTCATGGATACCGCTTTTTTGAATTTTGCATATGAGGATAAGGCCTTTCCTATAGGAGCCGGACAAACTATTTCGCAGCCTTATACGGTTGCTTTTCAAACCGACCTGTTGGATCTTAAGAAAGGTGAGAAGGTTCTGGAAGTAGGCACTGGTTCAGGCTACCAAACCTGCGTATTGGTTGAGATGGGGGTGAAGGTATTTTCCATCGAGCGGCAACGGGAGTTATACCAGAAGACAAAAAAGTTGCTGGAAGAAATGAATTATCGTCCCAGGTTGTTTTATGGTGATGGTTATGCCGGATTACCAGCCTTTGAGCCTTTCGATAAGATCATTGTAACTGCGGGAGCACCCTATGTGCCGCCGGCTTTGATAGACCAACTCAAGCCGGGTGGCCGGTTAGTGATCCCCGTAGGCCAGAATATACAAGAGATGATGCTCATTAAAAAGGGAGAAAATGGTGAAACGGAGCGTGAGACGTTCGGCGAATTCAGATTTGTACCCCTTCTGGAGGATAAGGAGAACGGGGAATAGCCCGAAAGTTGGTTTGTAAATACAAGAAGCATTCAACAAAGCAGCTGGCGCGGACGTCCCGTCCGGGCTCGTAGCTGGCGCGGAGAACGGGGAATAGCCCGGTAGTTGGTTTGTAAAATACAAGAAGTATTCAACAAAGCAGCTGGCGCAGACGTCCCGTCGTAGCTGGCGCGGACGTCCCGTCCGGGCCCCTAACTAAGATGTTTTTACAGGCCTGGATAGCATCACAACATCAAGCATGCTATCAAGTTCGGCATAGTTTCTGGCAGAGCTATATAGATAATTTTCGGGATGTGACACGATCAAATCTTTAACAGGGTTTGCATGAATGTAATCCAGCTTTTGCCAGATAAAGTGATTAGAGAAAAGCTCTTTGGCGTGATTGCCATCTTGCCATACTTTAAAACGTTGTTTTCGTTTTAAATGATCGCAGGCTTGATGAAATGCCGATAACATCCATTCACGCCGGCTTTCCGGTTCTTCTTGAATAGTCTGAATGATT
It encodes the following:
- a CDS encoding protein-L-isoaspartate(D-aspartate) O-methyltransferase: MEDNYRHKGLRKKLLDILRQKGIKNETVLAAMDRVPRHWFMDTAFLNFAYEDKAFPIGAGQTISQPYTVAFQTDLLDLKKGEKVLEVGTGSGYQTCVLVEMGVKVFSIERQRELYQKTKKLLEEMNYRPRLFYGDGYAGLPAFEPFDKIIVTAGAPYVPPALIDQLKPGGRLVIPVGQNIQEMMLIKKGENGETERETFGEFRFVPLLEDKENGE
- a CDS encoding transposase is translated as MSDKYKIREPDKAYFVTMTIVQWIDVFSRPIQKKRLFASLQHCQQNKGLIIYAYCLMSSHLHMICQADEGHLLTNILRDFKTFTSKQIIQTIQEEPESRREWMLSAFHQACDHLKRKQRFKVWQDGNHAKELFSNHFIWQKLDYIHANPVKDLIVSHPENYLYSSARNYAELDSMLDVVMLSRPVKTS